ATGGCAGGTATAAAAGCCGAGCGATCCATTTCTATGTTGAAATCCTCGCAAGTCGTGTTGGTCACAGAATTTGTTACGAACACAAATCCAATTGGTAGAATCTATAACATCGTTCAGCATCCGACGATAGGTGGTCCCTTTCTTGATGAATCCACCATAGTCGACACCAACGCTACCCGCGGCTTTATGCAGGAGCGCTCCATGCCGAATCCGGAAGATCCTGAAGTGCGCTGGCCAATATCACTCACCAAGGACGGTACCGAAGTGGACTTGCGTTTTTTGAAAAACGATCCTTCACCGAACGTGGTTTCTTTCATTGTGGAAGAAGAGTATGGATGGGTCACCGCAATCAGCCCAACTACTGGCCTGTTAGTTGGCTACTTGTGGAAAGCTTCGGATTACCCTTGGGTAAATATTTGGAGGCATGTCAAAGATGGAAACCCCTTCGCCCGTGGTCTTGAGTTTGGAACGACAGGACTCCACAAACCTGGCCACGACCTGGTTGCCAAAGGGAAGATCTTTGATCACTCGCTCTACCGCTACATCGATGCCGATGAGACTCAGGAATTCAGCTACGCTCTGTTTCTGCTCGAGGTCCCAGAAGATTTTAAGGGGGTTGCCGATCTAACTTATCGAGATGGAGAATTAACGCTCGTCGAAAATAAAGGAAAAGAACGACAGTTCAAACTTACTGCAGGCAACCTGTTTTAAGGGGGTGCGATTTCAAAAGATGTCACACACTATTTGTACGCTATTTTATGGTAGGTCTGTACAGGCCCTAATGCTCCGGTTCTAAGACGGCTCGCTCGGCGATCGAGCCCTACCCAAATCAGAATAGTTGCGACTACCTAAAGTTAAGCGGCTCTAGACTTTCGAACAACGTATCAATAACGAATTCCGAATCGCGGCCTCGCGGAGAGGTCTCACTTTTTTGAAATCTGGATCGAGACGAAAATCGTCGAAGGCTTTTTGATTGGGCCATTCGACGAAAAACACGAGGTCTCCATCGAACTCGCCGATTAAGGATTCATCCGGATGATATAAGTCCGTTGCTTTACCTCCATATTTCACCACAAACCCTAGAGCCGCATTCAAGTATTCTTGATATTTCTCTGCGCCACCCTCGGGCTTAAACCACAGCGCATTCATCATATAGATCTTTTCTTTGTCAGCCATAGTTTCCTTTTACGTTTTACGGTTCGAGCGTTTGAATAAGTTGTTTGCTCAGGAAATTTCATCCATCAATCGCCTCAGCTCGCTTGCGGGCCATTGACCGGGTGCGTTGGATACGCGAAGATAACCATAGTTCAGGACTGATCCAGCGCGCGCCAGCACCAGTCTCGATAATTTGCCAAGCGGGCCCATTCCCATCGCGCTGACCGGCATTTCGGTGGCTTCGACCAGCTCGGCCAAATTAAATACATCGACCATCTGTTCGACCACGACAGCGATCTTCACGATATCGACACCTATCTCTAAGGCGCTTCCGACTGCGTCGTGAAGATCGATCAAAGCCGGCATCATTTCAAAATCATGCATGGTGCCAATGAGGATGACGCCAGCAGCCTGAGCTTTGTTGGCCAACTCACACAACAGCTGTGAATCCTGAAGCGAGCGCAATTCAAGGTCGATCATCGCAGCTTTGGGGACGAAACGGGCAAGCAGCTCATGGCGCTCTGATTCATCCAGATCTCCTACGCCGCCCTCATCTGGGTGACGCGCAGTGATGAGAACTCGGCCCTCCAACTTATTCGCAACGGACTCTGCCAGGTCGAGATGCTCCCGTAGGTTATCGAGCCGGAACTCAAAGACGTCGATCTCCATGGGTGGACCTTCCTGATCAAGGAATAACAAATCCTCCACCGTTGTGACCGTCCCGATCACTAGCTGCCTTTCTTTAAGATTTTGAAAATTACTCTTAATCATCCTTATTTTAATATAAACATTCGACTTGCCGAAATTCCAAGACATCCAAGCGTTAAGACTTGCAGAGTCAATACCACCATTTTTAAGGATGGAGACGAGCATTGCAAAAATGGTCTGGCAATCACACTACAACCATTTGATTAAGGCCGGAAGACTCATGAAACGAACCTGCATGTCTTTAAATTTTCGGGTGAATGTTCGGTCTACGTCGTTAGCGAGGATAACTTTATCTGATTCCGGATGACTTTGGTGGAAGGCAGCCAGGTTTCCAATGTCGCCAGGATTCGCTTTCCACTTCGTTTCTATAGCACATGGCGGCTTGCCCCGTCGCAACAACACAAAATCTACCTCCCGTTTTTGTTTATCCCGCCAATATCTCAATTGATCCTTCCAGCCATGGGCACAAAACTGGTTGAGTACGAAATGCTCCCATAGCGGACCTCTATCCTCTTCGCGAATTGTTGACCAGCCTCGCTGGTAAGCTACGAATCCTGTATCGAAGCAATAGACTTTTGGTGCCGAGATAATTTCTTTTGTTTTATACTTGAAGAAAGGTTTAAGAACAAAAAAGACGTAAGTCTCCTGTAGTATTTGCAGATAGTTGGAAAGGGTAGGCCGGCTCGCCCCAACTGGGCTAGCTAGTGAGCTGGCCTCGAACATTCCCCCGCTCTGTTGGACTAGAAGTTCGAAAAAGCGAAAGAAAGATGCTCTACGCTCAACCCTGAAAAGCTCCTGAACATCTTTTGCCCAATAAGCCTCCATCCATTCCTGGTAATCCTTTTCCGGATACTTCTCAGCTAGGTAAAACGGAGGCAGACCACCTCTGATAAAACGGTGATCCCAACCGAAGTTTTCAAACGCCTCCCAATCTTCGAGAATCATCGGTGATAGCCAGATGTCATGTTTTCGTCCTGCCAGGGTATCTTTAAACTTTGCGGATGCCCCTAGTGTTGAGGAACCGGTTGCGATGATTTTCGTTTCGGGAAAATGGTCAGCGGCAATTTTCAGTAATTCCGAGGGATTATCTAATCGGTGTATCTCGTCCAAAGCGATGCGTCGTCCTTTCAGTGATCCCAAGAATTCTTCAGGGTCCCCTATTTCGCGCCGCACACGCGGGAGTTCACAGTCAAAGTATTCTACGCTTTCCAGGCTTTGACAAAGCACGGTCTTGCCCGAGCGTCTCACCCCGCTTAGCCAAATCAGACTGCGCTCTTTCCAGGCCGACTCTATGCGGTTTATCCAATATTTTCTTTTAACCATCAGCAAAGCATTCTTCATATAGTATAACTATATGCAACTCTATTTTCATATGGTAAATTTGTGAATGTACCTAATTTAGGGCAGATCAGGTAAGTCGACCAACCTATAAACTCCCTCTTCTCAAATTAAAACCTTGTGCAGTTCCAACATTTTAGCACATTGAAATCATGATTCGATTCTTTCTTCTTCTCACTTCAACCCTGACCCTAACGCTAAGCACAAGCTTTGCCCATAAGCCCAATATTCTATTCATCGCTATCGATGATCAAAACGACTGGATCGGCTGCATGGATGGCCATCCGCTGGTTCAAACACCGAACATCGACAAGCTTGCCGCTCGCGGAACGCTCTTTACCAATGCCCATACACAATCCCCGTTGTGTAATTCTTCGCGCACGAGTTTGATGGTGGGTCTTCGCCCAAGCACCACAGGAATTCACGGACTCGCTCCCTGGTTCAGAGATGTGCCTCAGTGGAAAGACCTCATTTCGCTACCGCAACATTTCGCCAACAACGGCTACCAGACTTACAGCAACGGGAAAATCTATCATAGCATCCGTAGTCAACCAGCAGATACGCCTAATCCAGAGTTCCAGCATTGGGGTTCGCGGGGTGGGGTAGGTTCCACACCGCCTCAGAAACTAATTCCTACAACTCCCTTTGGTAACCATCCTTTAATGGACTGGGGAGTGTGGCCCGACGATAATGACGATACCAAAAAAGGCGATTGGGATGTCGCTTCTCAGGCAATCAAAATGCTTGAAAACATGCCCGATGGAAAACCCTTTTTTCTGTCCGCTGGTTTCTTTCTCCCACATGTTCCCTGTTTCGCTACTCAGAAGTGGTTCGACCTTTATCCCAACGACGAATCGGTGCTGCCCCCCATGCGGAAGGATGACAGAGATGATACCTCTCGTTCTTCCTGGTGGATTCATTGGAGTTTGCCTGAGCCACGCCTAAAATGGCTCGAAGAAAATAATCAGGTCATCAATCTCGCCCGCTCTTACATGGCGTCGACCAGCTTTGTGGATAGCCAGATTGGTCGCATCCTCGACGCACTCGAAAAGTCAGGCCACAAGGATGACACGATCGTAGTTCTATGGAGTGACCATGGTTATCACCTCGGTGAGAAATTGATCACCGGGAAAAATACACTCTGGCGCCGCTCTACCCGGATACCACTTATTTTTGCCGGACCTGGAGTAACTCCGGGTCAACGCTCCAATCGACCTGCAGAGCTGCTCGACATCTATCCTACATTGGTGGACCTCGTGGATCTACCTGAGGTCGATCATCTCGAAGGACTAAGTCTGACACCTCAGTTAACCAACGCGCAAGCTCCTCGGAAACGCCCTGCTATCACTTCTCATAATCAGGGCAACTATTCCATCGTGTCTGAAGAATGGCGTTACATTCACTACGTCGACGGAGCCGAAGAACTCTACGATATTGTCAACGATCCGAACGAATGGACGAACCTCGCCGGCAACAGCGAAAACGAACCTGTATTGAAATCCATGCGAAAATGGTTACCTAAAATCGACAATGGTCCCACGCCTGGAAGCGGTGCCCGGATTCTGACCTACTACGACAGAACCCCTGTTTGGGAAGGCCAGGTCATTGGCAAAAACGACCCTATTCCTCACGACAAGAAGTGAATAGTGTTTTTCCTTTTAATTAATCGATTAAGATTAAGATGAGGATTAAGATTAAGAGTAAGAGTAAGATTGAGATTGAGAGTAAGATTGAGATGAGAATGGCGAAACGCGGTCATTCCCGGCGATACCTGTTAACTCTCTTTCCGATTTACCGCAAACCCTCAGGAGCCAACTCGCCGATTGAACTTGCCAGTTCGTCGGTATCGTCTGCGTGGGTACTCTCCTTCGGTTGAGGCACTGGAGTGTCGAACTCATAATTCGGGTCGGCCTTTTGTCGTTCCCAGGTTTCGCGCATCTCTCGCCACGCGCCAAGGACCGTGCGCGGTTCGGGCATGTCTTCTGAGATTTCTTTGGCTAACTTCTTGAGGTTGTAGCAGGGAACTGCCGCATACATGTGGTGCTCAGTATGCCAGTTCATGTGCCAGTAGAGAAACTCGACCAGCGGATTGAGTTTGGTTGAACGCGTACTTTTGCGAAAATCCGGGATGTTGTCGCGCAAGCCACAGTGCTGGGTCATGCCAGTAAGGTAACGAAGCCAATTGGCAGTAAACGCAAAACAAGAGACGATAATGGGCAATATCCACAGACCACTCACGATCGAAACTGCCAGCAAGGATCCGTGGAAAAGCAGTAGCAGGCGCGACCACCATACCGACTTCCTGAATTCCTCTGGCTGATCCTCGTGCAAAGCCTGCAGCCATTCTCTACTCGGAGCCTTTGTCGATCCGACGACTCCACAAGCCGATTTCAGGGTGACCCAGATCGTTGAGAGAAGACCGCCCTTGGCGAAACTGCGTCCCGGTTGAGTGAATACGTTCACCGTAAATAGTTGGACTAGGAGGTGCCAACGCAACGAGGGCACAAGTGGACTCAAGTTTTCCCGATCTGCTTCGGGGAATTGAGTATAGCGATGATGATAGGTGTGGCTAAGGCCGTAGTCGAATGGATCCCACCAGCTTAAAAGGCTAACCAGATAGAGGAAACATTTATTCAGCCACCTGGATTGAAATACGGTGCCATGACCTAGTTCATGCGCACCGATTCCCGAAAAGAAACTTCCAATCGATCCGTGCAAGAATAGCGCGCCAAAAAATCCAACCCAAATCTGTTGCTGCCAAAAGTAAAACGAAAGAGCGCCGGTGGCTACAAGTAATAGCAAGTGTCCTCCCGCTTGAACCAATCCTTTCAAATCACTTCGTATCGACAACTCACGAAGTTTTGCGCGCTCGACCGGACAACGATACCACGACACTCGAAGGTCTTTTCTTACTTCAGCAAGCGGTCTATAGGTGGTGCTCATTAGTCTGTGGTGTCGTTTTCTTTTAGAAAATTGAGATTAAAGTGTGGCTGCAGCTTCCATACAATTAATTTCTCTTTTGGAGGTTTAGGGATTTCGAACAAATAAAAAACTAATACATGCTTATGTGTTCGATCAGGTAGGATTTTATTTGTCGTGCCATCCGACTCGCCCGCTTTCGTTTGCACTTGGCATTTACCCCACGTGTCGCCATCTGAATTCTATGACCCCATATTCCCTGCTCGACTTGGTTCCCGTTATCGAAGGTGGTAATATCGCCCAGGCCATCGCTAACGCCGTCGACCTCGCTACCCACGCTGAGAGCCTCGGCTTTAAGCGCTATTGGGTGGCTGAACATCACGGCATGCCGGGCATCGCCAGTGCCGCCACCTCGGTGGTGATCGGCCACATTGCAGAGGCTACCAAAACAATCCGGGTCGGTGCCGGTGGTATCATGCTCCCCAACCATGCGCCCTTGGTGATAGCCGAACAATTCGGCACGCTGGCAGCGCTCTATCCGGATCGCATTGATTTGGGGCTGGGGCGGGCACCGGGAAGCGACCAGCTCGTCGCCAAGGCGATTCGCCGTACGCTTAGCAGCGACCCGCAAGCTTTTCCCCGCGACGTGATGGAGTTGCAAAGCTATTTTGCCGACGATGGGAAAACAGGCATCACCGCCACCCCGGGTGCAGGCACCGAAATCCCGCTCTACATTTTAGGCAGCAGCCTCTTCGGCGCGCAAGTCGCCGCTGCGCTGGGCCTTCCCTATGCTTTCGCCAGCCATTTCGCTCCGGAAATGCTCGACCATGCACTCATGATCTATCGAGACGAATTCCGCCCCAGTGCGCAGTTAAGCAAACCCTACGCCTTCGGTGCCATGACCATAATAGCCGCAGAAACTGATGAAGAAGCGGAATTTCTGGCCAGCTCGCTCCAGCAAAGTTTCATTCGCCTCCGCACCGGCACACCCGGCCAATTGCCCCCACCGATCAAGGACTATAAGCAAAGTCTGCCTCCTCAATACGCTTCGATCCTCAACAGTGTTTTGGAATGCAGCGCCATAGGCGGTCCCGAAAAGGTAAAGGAAGATGTCGCGCGCTTCATCGAGCGCACACAGGCCGACGAAATCATCATCACCAGTTCGATATTCGACCATCAAAAACGCAAAGCCAGCCTCGAAATTGCTGCCTCCGTCTTCTGATTTCCCCAAAATCCACCATTCAGGCGTCTTGCGCTGAACCGAGTGGAAGACGACTTCGCCCAAGCAAATCATAGTCTTGAAAAGGAGTCGTTTCCTGGTTCTTGGACATGCTCATGTCTTTTAGCCACTTTAAAAATATCGTCTGGATTCAACGAGGAATCAGCGATTTAAAGAAAAAGTGCATTTTCTCAAAATTTCTTTAATGGTTTTTCCAAGTCAGGTGTTGTTTCATTCGGTAGGTCTACTATTTTTCTACCTGCTCAACTTATTGAATGAAAGATCAGGACACAGAACAGGCGCGGTGGTTCGTAGACGAGGTCCTCCCCCACGAAAACGACCTTCGTGGCTGGCTGCGCACCCGCTTCCCATCCATTGGGGATGTCGACGATCTGGTTCAGGAGGCTTTTACGCGCTTACTCAAGGCGCACGGTTCCGGACCAATTGTTAATCCGCGGGCATTTCTGTTCGTAGTTACCAGGAATCTCGCGCTCAACCAACTGCGCCATTTGAAGTACGAACGTCCTCAGGGTGCCACCGAGGTCGATCCATTGAGTATTATGGACGAGGTGAACAGCCCGCCGGAATCCATGGTCGTTAAGGAAGAATTTCAACATTTAATCCAGGCAATCCAATCTTTACCCAACCGTTGCCGTCAGGTGATGACCTTACGCAAGATTTACGGTTTGTCCCAAAAGGAGGTCGCCAAAAAACTGGGAATATCCGAGCATACGGTGGAAGCACAAGGCACCATCGGACTGCGCAAATGCATCGCATTTTTCCGGCAACAGGGATATACCTCCCGATTCGCAAAATGAAAGATTCAACACCCGATTTTAATGAGGACTCGCAGGTCGAACAAGCAGCAGCCGAATGGGTGCTGAGGATAGACCGAGGCCTGACTGCGCAGGAACAGGATGACTACACTGAATGGTTGGTCGAAGACCCAAGTCACCGGGAAGCTATGGCTCTCTTCGAATGGGGTTGGGAGGAATTCGACCGTTTGGCTGGATTGCAGACCACACACCATGCGCAGGTGGATCCCGATCTACTGGCTCCTGGTAATGCGTTTATTCCGGAACCCAAAAGAAACCGGAAACTGATTGCCTGGATGACGGCTCTTCCCGTCGCCGCCGCGCTGGCGTTGACGGTGTATTTTTCCTGGCCAACCCAGGAACCGGGCGGAATGGAGATAAAACCCGCGATCGAATTGATGGCGCGCATCGAGCAACGTTTGCTGGAGGATGGTTCCAAGGTGGAAATTAATCGCGGTGCTGTTGTCGAGGTTGTCTATTCGGCAAACGAACGCCGCGTAAACCTCACCAAAGGTGAAGCTAATTTCAAAGTGGCGAAAGACCCGGGTCGACCGTTTATCGTCAATGTGGCGGGTGTGGATGTTCGGGCGGTGGGTACCATCTTCAGTGTGAAATTGTCCAATGACGAAGTCGGAGTGATTGTTACAGAAGGCAAAGTAAGTGTTCTCACTAAATCTTCAGAAACCAGACCAGACATAGCCGTCGAAGATTCATTTCTCGGGATAGGCCAACGTGGAATTGTGAAACTGAATTCCAAGATTCCCTATGTGGAAGTGACCAACCTGAGCCTGCCGGAAATTGAGGAAGTCATGCGGTGGCAACCACGGTTGCTTGATTTTGATTCGGCACCCTTGGGCCTGATTGTGGAAGAGTTTAATCGCAGCAATCCAATCCAGGTTGTGCTCGGTGATCCGTCCTTGGAAATGATCAAGCTAAGCAGTTCATTTTGGTCGGACAATGTGGAAGGGTTTGTTCGTTTGATGGAATCCAGCTTCGGCATGAAAGCCGATTGGCGTGGAAGCAGGGAGATTGTTCTGCGAGAAGCCCAATAGTCCAAAATTTTCACCGATGATTGATTTAATTGTAGGAGGGGGTTTATCCCCCGATCACTTTGTAGGCCTTCGAACAATCGGGGGATAAACCCACTCCTACAGCATAGCTTCGAACCTAAACCCCATCCATGCAACCGGATCGCCAATCATTCACACATCTCATCCTCGTTTTGGGGTTTGTTTTTTCCTTCCTTCTCACCGGGTGTTCGGAAAAAGAAACCACCCGTTTGGACATACCTGAAGGCTTCGCCACGAACACGCTTAAGGAATTCGCCAGGCAGGCGAATGTCGAAATCATTTTTGATCCGCAAAGTGTTTATGGAGTAAAGACCCATGCGGTAAGCGGAGAGCATGAACCCCGTTCTGCCCTGCGTATCATGCTCAAGGATACTCCTCTGACCGTTGATTTTGACGCCGAGTCTGGAGCCTACGCCGTAATTCGTATTAAGCTATCAGGAAATTTCAACTGTGCCCCATTGTTCGATACGATTGCAGGAATTTCTTATACTCAATTTTTGATACAAAACTAAAAAATGATTATTAACTTAAATTTCTTTTAACGGAAAAAGCGGCGTTGAGGTTTGTTTTCTCTGAACAACCCAATCTCTTCTTATGTTCGACGCCGCTAAATTGCTCTTCACAACATGTTTGTTTCGACACATGATTTTTGGCGAGGGCTTTTGTCTGCGGCGGTTCTTCTCCTTATGTTCTCCGCAAGATCAATAGCCTCTGACATCCAATCCTTCGATTTGGATGGTGGCGATGCTACGCAAACTCTGAAGGAGTTCGCGAAGCAATCTCGCCTCAGCATTGTCTTTGATCCGCAGGGTGTGAAGGGAGTTCAGACTCAGGAAGTAGTTGGGATGTTGTTACCCAAGGATGCGCTGGAGCGCATGCTTGAAGGCACGCCTCTTGTTTTCAAACAGGATTTGGAAACGGGTGCGTTTGCCATAACGCGGTCGGAGATTCCGTCTCTAGACCAGGTAATCATAACCTCAGAATCAGAACAAAAACCCATTCAAAAGACTGATATGAACGCAAAAAAGAACAATTGGTTTAAAACACTCTCAGCAGTATTAACCCTAGGGACAACGATCGCAGGGGCTCAGCCAAGTAGCGATGAGGATCAAGTTTATGACTTAAGCCCATTCACAATTCAATCCGATGAAACGGTTGGTTATTTGGCTACAAGCACGCTATCTGGGACTCGAATAAAAACGGATCTCAAGGACCTTGGAGCAGCGATATCTGTGGTCACTTCAGAATTAATGAGTGACCTTGGTGCCACCGATGCAGCAACACTACTTTCTTACACAACGAACACGGAGGTCGGAGGCAATAATGGAAATTTCACCGGTGCAGAACCCGATGCATTTGGACGTTTTTTGCAACCAGATGCACGAACAAATCCCCAACTGAACCAACGCATTCGAGGATTGGGTAATGCAGATTTAACCAGAGGGCTTTTCCTGACTGATATCGCATTTGATAGCTATAATACTGACCGGATTACCGTAAGTAGGGGTCCAAACTCGCTTCTTTTCGGAATAGGAAGTCCAGGTGGCGTCATCGATAATTCTACAAAGCAGGCAGTGCATAACACTGATTTTGGTGAGGTAAAATTCCGGCTAGATAATTACGGGAGTTTTAGATCGGAAATTGATATCAACCGCAATTTGATAGATGGGCGGGTCTCGTTGCGAATTGCGGCTCTGAGAGACGATGTGCAATACAAGCAGGATCCTGCATTTAATTTGGACGAACGATTTTATGCGGCACTAAATGTAATTTTATTACCTAACAGCAACAGTAGTTTTCTCGATGAGACCAGATTTAGGGCGAATGGGGAAACCGGTACATCCGGTGGTTCACCCTTGGAAATCATTCCCCCCACGGTTGGTTACCATAATTGGTTTGAGCCGATACCGGCTTCCATTCAGCAGTACATCGGGACAACGGCTCCTCTTACTACTGTTTCTCCTAGTGAAGGAGGAACTTGGGAGTTCCAAGCGTTGCATGACGATCCGCTCGGAACCGGCAGCAATGAATCTCGTGTAAACACTAATATTCATCCAACTCTTTTCCGTCAGGCAGGAATTGTATATGCTACAAGAGGATCTGAGGCTGATGTTGGTTGTTGTGGTGGGATACAGGGGTTCAATGGATTGACCCCATGGTCAAGATCTAGAGATACACTTGATAGCACGGGTTTAGCGGGAACCCCGCTTGCTATAAACACATTTGGGGCTAACGCACCCGGTGACACACCTGTGAGCCAGGTTCGTCACTATATGACCAACAGTACCTACGGTGAAAGCTATGCAATAGGATTTGCTGCCCCGACCTTGCAAAACCGTGACGTATTCGACTACCGCAATCACATGTATAGTAATGGAATTGACCGAGTTAGCAGAGATTTCAATGCTGTTAATTTCGCATTAGAGCAGAGCTTTTTTAAGAATCAGGCGGGTATTGAAATTGCTTATGACAAGCAATCATACAAATCACACCAAGACTTTCCATTTTCAGGTGGAGAAGGTGGCAGTACTACTGGTCCTTACGACATTAGCATAGACAATTCGGTATACTTGACCAATGGGCAGCTCAATCCGAACCTCGGAAGGGCTCTTACGCGTGTCAGAGGCCCACGAGAGAAATTTGATGAAATCGAGCGAGAAACTGTTCGCGTGACAGCATTTGCGAAACTGGATTTTAGAGAAAAATCTGGATGGATGAAATTTCTGGGGCATCATCAATTCACCGGATTGTATAATGACCATACGAGAGATAATTTAGGGTCGGATTTTAGAGATTCCATTAATAGTAACGAGTTTAACATAAAATCTGCTCTGCAGAGTGAATTTCCCGATAGCCGAAGAACTCTCAATATAATGGCATATACTAGTGAACAATCACTTATTGGTGTGCAATCGATGGACGATATCCGTCTCCATCCCATCGATATCCAAAAATATGAACCTGGATACGAATTTAACTATCATTATGTAGATACGACACCTGCTGGACCGTTGAATAATGGTGTTGCCGGAGACAGAACAATTAAAGCCGGGACCGCTTTCATAGAGCAATTCCTGAGTGATCAGAGTATCTCTAGGACCTCTATCGAAGCGAAGGCCATTTCTTGGCAGAGTTACTTTTTGGATGATCATATCGTTGGGCTTTACGGGTATCGTGAGGATGACACGGAAAGTTTTTCCAGAAACAATGAGGACGAAGCTGGCTTCTCAAGAAGGTTGCCGAACGGACACCATGATCCAAATTTCACCAAGCTTTCATCAACTCCTAGTTTGGTTGAAACCGGAGATACTACAACCTGGAGCGTAATTGGCCGGTATCCTGAAAAGTTTATGGGCGAGCTTCCTTTCGGTATGGACTTGCAAGTCCACTATGCGGAATCGGAAAATTTCAATCCAATTGGTCTCCGTAACAATGCCTTGGGTCAACCTATCGGTCAGCCTACAGGCTCAACTAAGGAATATGGATTTCTGATCAGTTTGGATGATAATAAGTATTCAATAAAATTCAACTGGTTTGAAACTGATTTAGCCGATATCTCGGCAGGGCTCGGTTTTGATTTGGCTAACCACGTGTTTGATCGAATAGAAGAACATCGCATGGGTGAATTGACCGGTATCCCTTGGGCAGATCACATTCCATCAGGAGTAAACGGTGGCCCTGCTTCTTTCCCGATACAGAGTTATGATAGCTGGTATAGTGCCCAGTTAGGGGCTCTTCCTCAAGCCTTGGTGGACGTTGTAAATCCACGGCAGGTCGACACGGACGGAGATGGTTTATGGAATGAATATGTATACGACGA
The sequence above is a segment of the Verrucomicrobiota bacterium genome. Coding sequences within it:
- a CDS encoding DUF1330 domain-containing protein is translated as MADKEKIYMMNALWFKPEGGAEKYQEYLNAALGFVVKYGGKATDLYHPDESLIGEFDGDLVFFVEWPNQKAFDDFRLDPDFKKVRPLREAAIRNSLLIRCSKV
- a CDS encoding type I 3-dehydroquinate dehydratase, whose translation is MIKSNFQNLKERQLVIGTVTTVEDLLFLDQEGPPMEIDVFEFRLDNLREHLDLAESVANKLEGRVLITARHPDEGGVGDLDESERHELLARFVPKAAMIDLELRSLQDSQLLCELANKAQAAGVILIGTMHDFEMMPALIDLHDAVGSALEIGVDIVKIAVVVEQMVDVFNLAELVEATEMPVSAMGMGPLGKLSRLVLARAGSVLNYGYLRVSNAPGQWPASELRRLMDEIS
- a CDS encoding ATP-binding protein, with amino-acid sequence MVKRKYWINRIESAWKERSLIWLSGVRRSGKTVLCQSLESVEYFDCELPRVRREIGDPEEFLGSLKGRRIALDEIHRLDNPSELLKIAADHFPETKIIATGSSTLGASAKFKDTLAGRKHDIWLSPMILEDWEAFENFGWDHRFIRGGLPPFYLAEKYPEKDYQEWMEAYWAKDVQELFRVERRASFFRFFELLVQQSGGMFEASSLASPVGASRPTLSNYLQILQETYVFFVLKPFFKYKTKEIISAPKVYCFDTGFVAYQRGWSTIREEDRGPLWEHFVLNQFCAHGWKDQLRYWRDKQKREVDFVLLRRGKPPCAIETKWKANPGDIGNLAAFHQSHPESDKVILANDVDRTFTRKFKDMQVRFMSLPALIKWL
- a CDS encoding sulfatase, with translation MIRFFLLLTSTLTLTLSTSFAHKPNILFIAIDDQNDWIGCMDGHPLVQTPNIDKLAARGTLFTNAHTQSPLCNSSRTSLMVGLRPSTTGIHGLAPWFRDVPQWKDLISLPQHFANNGYQTYSNGKIYHSIRSQPADTPNPEFQHWGSRGGVGSTPPQKLIPTTPFGNHPLMDWGVWPDDNDDTKKGDWDVASQAIKMLENMPDGKPFFLSAGFFLPHVPCFATQKWFDLYPNDESVLPPMRKDDRDDTSRSSWWIHWSLPEPRLKWLEENNQVINLARSYMASTSFVDSQIGRILDALEKSGHKDDTIVVLWSDHGYHLGEKLITGKNTLWRRSTRIPLIFAGPGVTPGQRSNRPAELLDIYPTLVDLVDLPEVDHLEGLSLTPQLTNAQAPRKRPAITSHNQGNYSIVSEEWRYIHYVDGAEELYDIVNDPNEWTNLAGNSENEPVLKSMRKWLPKIDNGPTPGSGARILTYYDRTPVWEGQVIGKNDPIPHDKK
- a CDS encoding fatty acid desaturase, which codes for MSTTYRPLAEVRKDLRVSWYRCPVERAKLRELSIRSDLKGLVQAGGHLLLLVATGALSFYFWQQQIWVGFFGALFLHGSIGSFFSGIGAHELGHGTVFQSRWLNKCFLYLVSLLSWWDPFDYGLSHTYHHRYTQFPEADRENLSPLVPSLRWHLLVQLFTVNVFTQPGRSFAKGGLLSTIWVTLKSACGVVGSTKAPSREWLQALHEDQPEEFRKSVWWSRLLLLFHGSLLAVSIVSGLWILPIIVSCFAFTANWLRYLTGMTQHCGLRDNIPDFRKSTRSTKLNPLVEFLYWHMNWHTEHHMYAAVPCYNLKKLAKEISEDMPEPRTVLGAWREMRETWERQKADPNYEFDTPVPQPKESTHADDTDELASSIGELAPEGLR
- a CDS encoding LLM class flavin-dependent oxidoreductase produces the protein MTPYSLLDLVPVIEGGNIAQAIANAVDLATHAESLGFKRYWVAEHHGMPGIASAATSVVIGHIAEATKTIRVGAGGIMLPNHAPLVIAEQFGTLAALYPDRIDLGLGRAPGSDQLVAKAIRRTLSSDPQAFPRDVMELQSYFADDGKTGITATPGAGTEIPLYILGSSLFGAQVAAALGLPYAFASHFAPEMLDHALMIYRDEFRPSAQLSKPYAFGAMTIIAAETDEEAEFLASSLQQSFIRLRTGTPGQLPPPIKDYKQSLPPQYASILNSVLECSAIGGPEKVKEDVARFIERTQADEIIITSSIFDHQKRKASLEIAASVF
- a CDS encoding sigma-70 family RNA polymerase sigma factor, with product MKDQDTEQARWFVDEVLPHENDLRGWLRTRFPSIGDVDDLVQEAFTRLLKAHGSGPIVNPRAFLFVVTRNLALNQLRHLKYERPQGATEVDPLSIMDEVNSPPESMVVKEEFQHLIQAIQSLPNRCRQVMTLRKIYGLSQKEVAKKLGISEHTVEAQGTIGLRKCIAFFRQQGYTSRFAK
- a CDS encoding FecR domain-containing protein, which translates into the protein MKDSTPDFNEDSQVEQAAAEWVLRIDRGLTAQEQDDYTEWLVEDPSHREAMALFEWGWEEFDRLAGLQTTHHAQVDPDLLAPGNAFIPEPKRNRKLIAWMTALPVAAALALTVYFSWPTQEPGGMEIKPAIELMARIEQRLLEDGSKVEINRGAVVEVVYSANERRVNLTKGEANFKVAKDPGRPFIVNVAGVDVRAVGTIFSVKLSNDEVGVIVTEGKVSVLTKSSETRPDIAVEDSFLGIGQRGIVKLNSKIPYVEVTNLSLPEIEEVMRWQPRLLDFDSAPLGLIVEEFNRSNPIQVVLGDPSLEMIKLSSSFWSDNVEGFVRLMESSFGMKADWRGSREIVLREAQ